CTCACCTGGCAGTTCATCGCGCCCATCCCCGTCTTCGCCCTCTTCGGGGTCCTCCTTCTCGCCGCACGGCTCTGGTTCTGGTGGAACCCGGAGAAAGCGAAGGTGCTGGTGGGAAAATCGGGCCCGGCCGAGCTGGGCGTCCGCTTCTCCATGGCCCTCCTGTTCATCTTCGTCGCCCTCTCGGAGCTCGCCGGCTTGGAACCGGTCCTGGGCGCCTTCATGGGCGGGGTTCTGCTCTCCTTCATCTTCCGGGAGAAAGAGCACCTCGAGGAAAAGCTCGCCTCCATCGCCTACGGGTTCCTCATCCCCTTCTTNNGGCATTCGCCGTCAAGATCATCCCCTCCCTGCTCCTTATCCTGAAAAAGGTTCCCCCGCGCTACGCGGCCGCGTCGGGAATCCTTCTGTCGGCACGGCTCACCCTGATCATAGCGGCGGCGGCGATCGGGCTCAGGGAGGGCTTCATAGAACAGGCGCTCGGCGACTCCATCGTCTTCCTGGCGCTGGTCACCTCCGTAACCGCCCCCACCGCCTTCAGGCGCATCATCTCGCGGGAAGGGTGAACGCGCCATCCCGCGTATCGGGCTCCATCTCCCCTGTTCTCTGCGTGGCAGTTCAAGTTGAGCTGGAACCGGACGGGATGACGATTTTTTTTGATACACTATTTTATACCGGGTGTGCGGTGACAAAAGAGGGCCTCCCGCCTCACGCAGGGACAGCGGGGAGGAGAGGAAAAGATGGCAAGGCCGGAGAAGGAAAAGAGAAAGGTCAGCAANNNNNNNNNNNNNNNNNNNNNNNNNNNGGCGGGCAGTCCATGGCGATCCTCCACCTGGCCGACGTGGGGAAAACGATCGCCATCGACGGCTCCTCCAGGGCCCCCCTCGGAATCTCTCCCACGAATATCCCGAAAAAGCCCCTCCTTCTGGGGCTCTCTGCCTCCACCCTGCCCTCCACGCCCGCGGTCCTGGGATACCTCCTGGACACCTACG
The Deltaproteobacteria bacterium DNA segment above includes these coding regions:
- a CDS encoding cation:proton antiporter yields the protein LMLMFLAGAEIDFHMLEKQKPRTFALLGLIFAGTLLLSYAFSRLLGQGFYLALILSTTSIGLVLPALIDARITDTMLGQTILICAVLADFFTFFGITFYILHVKHGLTWQFIAPIPVFALFGVLLLAARLWFWWNPEKAKVLVGKSGPAELGVRFSMALLFIFVALSELAGLEPVLGAFMGGVLLSFIFREKEHLEEKLASIAYGFLIPFXXHSPSRSSPPCSLS